A portion of the Penaeus monodon isolate SGIC_2016 chromosome 28, NSTDA_Pmon_1, whole genome shotgun sequence genome contains these proteins:
- the LOC119590969 gene encoding swi5-dependent recombination DNA repair protein 1 homolog, which yields MSAQKRKASDTEDSPSSEEPQQKFLHRDASPSKDVESEIHEIKSRVNQKQEVLRKLRLVRMYRNKPEMQDLDAVTAKWLQVCQEALQDLLTKVKEQMSNEIGQEELTLTQLVNKLGLDPELLMLDPVEDCFIT from the coding sequence ATGTCAGCTCAGAAACGAAAGGCCTCCGACACAGAGGATTCTCCATCCAGTGAGGAACCACAGCAAAAGTTCCTGCATAGAGATGCTAGTCCTTCTAAAGACGTAGAGAGCGAAATCCATGAGATAAAGTCCAGAGTGAACCAGAAGCAAGAGGTTCTGCGCAAACTCCGATTGGTTCGCATGTATCGCAACAAGCCAGAAATGCAAGATCTCGATGCTGTAACAGCCAAGTGGCTCCAGGTGTGTCAGGAGGCATTGCAAGACCTGCTCACCAAGGTCAAAGAACAGATGAGCAATGAGATAGGGCAGGAGGAACTTACTCTTACACAGCTTGTCAATAAGTTAGGCCTTGATCCCGAGCTGCTGATGTTAGACCCTGTAGAGGATTGTTTTATAACCTGA